One region of Dokdonia sp. 4H-3-7-5 genomic DNA includes:
- a CDS encoding M1 family metallopeptidase has translation MEINAQLIPDDRSIHLNHTITIINSSSDVWTDVYLTDWAHSFSSKTTPLAKRFSESFDKKFHLAPDSDRGFTKMTSIAGQGTILQYTRPKKHPDIIKVLLHEPLLPGASVRMTLDYTVVLPDVKFTDYGITKDGDYNLRYWFVTPAVYNNGWEYYSNKNLNDRYFPQTDIRLQFSIPQGYDLVTDLEQNDISSSQTKGNKLTVLTGKSRTDAKVFLLKSSNYEEVQTDYVTIVSNLHDYKIPSPLRALISDRIAGYLYNNLGQYPFDKILVTDLDYKEQPVYGLNQLPSFISPFPDGFQYEIKLLKTTINNYINNTLLVNPRNDRWLIDGIKVYILQNYMDTYYPDLKVVGSLDKYWLVRQFYASELEFNDQFNILSTHISRLNLDQPLDTPYDELIKYNKNIGTSYKSGVGLNYLNDYIGDNKLDEIISDFYQKHKSQPLTSSQFEKEVNAQIDEDVDWFFKDYITSNKRLDYALKNSKVKGDSVYVDVKKKERRSSPISIYGFKNDSLTSKRWVTGTQKTERLAYSKEEADRFVLNYENIIPENNLRNNYEKPNAFLSLDKPIQLKFFQDFENPAKNQLFVMPVAQFNIYDGFIPGVKLYNKTLLTKALNYKIEPQIGLKSKKLIGSASISYRHDYQNQGLYALRYGISGNRFSYAPDLLFTRITPFVNLSFRTSNLRSNKRQSASARFVSVQRQEDPLVALPTPNYDVLNLRYTRSNPGIIHTLNVTGDVQFAKNFGKVSGNIFYRRLFLNNRQLNVRLFGGVFTYNNTQADGDFFSFALDRPTDYLFDYNYYGRSEDSGLFSQQIIIAEGGFKSQLDDVAPVFANDWMFTANASTTLWKYFYAYGDVGVVKNKRANGRLVYDSGIQVSLLDDYFELYFPIYSNLGWEIGQPNYDQKIRFQLQISFDTVIRLFSRKWY, from the coding sequence TATACATCTCAATCATACAATCACTATCATAAATAGTTCTAGTGATGTGTGGACAGATGTATACTTAACAGACTGGGCACATAGTTTTTCTAGTAAAACCACACCACTAGCAAAGAGATTTTCTGAGTCTTTTGATAAGAAATTTCATCTTGCACCTGATAGTGATCGTGGTTTTACTAAAATGACTTCTATTGCAGGTCAAGGAACTATACTTCAATACACAAGACCAAAAAAACACCCTGACATCATCAAGGTTTTGTTACATGAACCACTATTACCAGGGGCTTCTGTAAGAATGACCCTTGATTATACAGTTGTACTCCCAGATGTAAAATTTACAGACTATGGGATTACTAAAGATGGTGATTATAATTTGAGATATTGGTTTGTAACGCCTGCCGTATATAACAATGGCTGGGAATACTACAGTAATAAAAATTTAAATGATAGATATTTTCCTCAGACGGACATACGCTTACAATTTTCCATTCCTCAAGGTTATGATCTAGTCACGGATCTTGAGCAGAATGATATTTCGAGTTCGCAAACAAAAGGTAATAAGCTTACGGTGCTCACTGGCAAAAGCCGAACTGATGCCAAGGTTTTTTTACTTAAAAGTTCTAATTACGAAGAGGTTCAAACAGATTATGTAACAATTGTATCTAATCTACATGATTATAAAATTCCTTCACCATTAAGAGCTTTAATATCTGATCGTATAGCCGGTTACCTGTACAATAATTTGGGCCAATATCCCTTTGATAAAATCCTTGTAACAGATCTTGATTATAAAGAGCAGCCAGTGTATGGCCTCAATCAATTACCTAGTTTTATAAGTCCGTTTCCTGATGGTTTTCAATATGAAATTAAACTTCTTAAGACAACGATTAACAACTATATTAACAACACACTTCTTGTTAACCCAAGAAACGATAGATGGCTTATAGATGGCATCAAGGTCTACATCTTACAAAATTACATGGACACCTACTATCCTGATCTCAAAGTAGTAGGATCTTTAGATAAGTACTGGCTCGTACGTCAGTTTTATGCTTCAGAACTTGAATTTAATGATCAGTTTAATATTTTATCTACTCATATATCTAGATTAAATCTTGACCAGCCGCTAGATACACCTTACGACGAACTTATTAAATATAATAAGAATATAGGTACATCGTATAAAAGTGGTGTAGGGCTTAATTATCTCAATGATTACATAGGAGATAATAAACTTGATGAGATTATTAGTGATTTTTATCAAAAACACAAGTCTCAACCACTCACATCATCGCAGTTTGAAAAGGAAGTAAATGCGCAAATTGATGAGGATGTAGATTGGTTTTTTAAGGATTACATTACTTCTAATAAACGACTAGATTATGCCTTAAAAAATTCTAAAGTGAAAGGCGACTCTGTTTATGTAGATGTAAAAAAGAAAGAGCGACGCTCCTCTCCTATTTCTATTTACGGCTTTAAGAATGATAGTCTTACAAGTAAGCGCTGGGTAACCGGAACTCAGAAAACAGAAAGACTTGCATACTCAAAAGAAGAAGCAGATAGGTTTGTTTTAAATTATGAGAATATCATTCCTGAAAATAACTTAAGAAACAACTACGAGAAGCCTAATGCATTTTTGAGCCTAGATAAACCCATACAGCTCAAATTCTTCCAAGATTTTGAAAACCCTGCAAAAAATCAGCTGTTTGTAATGCCAGTTGCTCAGTTTAATATATATGATGGTTTTATTCCGGGTGTAAAACTTTATAATAAGACATTACTCACCAAAGCACTCAATTACAAAATAGAACCTCAAATAGGTTTAAAGTCTAAGAAGCTTATAGGTAGCGCTTCTATATCCTATAGACATGACTATCAAAATCAAGGACTCTACGCATTGAGATATGGAATTTCTGGAAATCGTTTTTCTTATGCACCAGATTTATTGTTTACAAGAATAACTCCTTTTGTAAATCTATCTTTTAGAACTTCAAACCTTAGATCAAATAAACGACAGAGTGCATCTGCACGATTTGTAAGTGTACAACGACAAGAAGATCCCCTAGTCGCATTACCTACTCCTAATTACGATGTTCTTAACTTAAGGTACACTAGATCAAATCCTGGAATAATACATACACTCAACGTTACTGGAGATGTGCAGTTTGCAAAAAACTTTGGTAAGGTGTCTGGTAATATATTTTATAGAAGACTTTTTCTTAATAATAGACAATTAAATGTGCGCTTATTTGGCGGTGTATTTACTTACAACAATACACAGGCAGATGGCGACTTTTTTAGCTTTGCACTAGACAGACCAACTGATTATTTATTTGACTACAATTACTATGGTCGCTCTGAAGATAGCGGTCTATTCTCTCAGCAAATAATTATTGCCGAAGGTGGTTTTAAATCTCAATTGGATGATGTAGCGCCTGTATTTGCAAATGACTGGATGTTTACAGCAAACGCAAGTACAACGCTATGGAAGTATTTCTATGCTTATGGAGATGTTGGAGTTGTTAAGAATAAAAGAGCAAATGGAAGACTCGTATATGACTCTGGAATTCAAGTAAGTCTTCTTGATGACTACTTCGAGTTATACTTCCCTATATATTCAAATTTGGGTTGGGAAATAGGCCAACCTAACTATGACCAGAAGATTAGGTTCCAACTACAAATAAGTTTTGATACGGTGATAAGACTTTTTTCACGAAAGTGGTACTAA